The window GGTTTGTGGTACCCCACAAGCAAGGAGACCCACGTGGGCACCCCAGCACCTACCTTCGCCCTCCTGGGGAGGGTTTATAAACCCTTCTCCCAACCTGTGCAAGGCCAGCAGGGtctgctccctgctctcctgcaccAGTGCCTCCTGCTCCAGTCGGGCCATGTGGGACCCTTGGGTACCATAGCCATCCCGGCCAGCCCAGACAAAGGAGTGACAGCCAAGCTGAGTGAAGTCCCTGGGGCTGTAGGatatctatatctatctatattGTCTGCCCCTCTCAGTCGGTCACGAGCCCACGTCACCTTCCCTGAAGATGGACAGTCGTGTGTGGGGAGCATCAAAGCCAAACCCAGGGCTGCAAGAGCTCATGGGAGGGCAAGAAGAGGCTGAAATTCATCCCAGCCAAATCACAACAGCCCTTGAAATACTTTCGATCGGTGTtctgccagccctgccgccTTCCTGTCTGTGCCAGGGACACGTGCACAGGCGGGGAAGAGAAGTGTCTGGGGCCAGCACTGAATTGCAGGCAAGATGGGATATGTGCCACCTTATTAGAAAATCACCTTGGTATTCAAATACATGGCTGTTTCCCTTCACTTCTCCGTTTGAAAAGGTGCAagtttccctttgcttttttcctctacttttCTACTCTGGCCAGGAAGAGTCTGGAGGATTTTTGCTACCTTTATCTGACCCGTCAGCATCACAACCTGCCTCCCAACCAAGCATTTGCACCTTGGCAGCAGGCTGCTAAACAAATGCAGGGCTAGGGTATTTGCGTGTTGTATTAATGAATGTGGACAGATGCATAAGGGACTAATATTGCGAATAACCATgggaaggagatgctggggatggTCATTGCCAAAGCTTTGTTGCTCTCCCTTGGTGCACGTGTAATGTTTGTCAAggtgattttccttttctcctgtgcCATGCGTTTTACTGTAAAGCAGGAAGGTATAGAACTTCACCTTGAGTCACACAGTAGTTGGAAATACCAATTGGGTGGAGCTGTCTCTCTTCATTGTTgcttggggagaaaaaaaagctttctcaATCATTTCAGTTATGAAACAACTCATGCTTATCCCGGCTGTACACCAGCTCAGTTTCAGCTGAATAAATTGTTACCGGTGCCAATGAACATATGCAAAAATTATGTGGCAACCATCAAACTCTTTCAGAAGTTGGAAAAAACCAGACACACTTCCAGAGGtgccccaaaaaaaccccaccgaGAGTAGATCCAGTGCCCATTTTCCAAGGCATAgtctttgctttcagcaaatgAATTGCAAAACATGTTCagggttttcttctttaatacttttttttttttttttttagacagaaGCAATATTTAAGAACTTCCCAGGCTCTGACGAATGTTGTTTCAGTCATTCAGTGTGGCTCTTGTCAATTTGTTTTGCAGCGATGTTCCAGGCTGTCAGGGCCCTCATGATCGTGGGTATCGTCCTGGGCATCCTTGGCCTCCTTGTGTGCATTTTTGCTCTGAAATGCATCCGTATCGGCAACATGGAGGATTCTGCAAAAGCCAACATGACTCTGACCTCCGGCATCATGTTTATTGTTGCTGGTAAGTGGGTGGTGTCGTGTCTTTCGTGTGCAAGGCATTGCGATTGCCTGGAATTGAGGACTGGGCAGTTCTTCGTGAACTTCTGGTCATAGGTAGCAGATGCTCTGGAGCAATCCAAAGCATTGCTGCTTGCATGAAGTTATTGGTATTTGTCTTCCAGCCTGTGTTTCTGGAGACAAGTGGTTTCTAGCTCTGCTTagtaaaagaaaaccagaagtttGTATGGGACAGAACATGGAAGGTAGAAAAAGCAGCCCacagataaaaaagaaattgaatctCTTGACTTGTTTTATGTATATTGTTGTTATGTACTACTATATCCTCTGTATATAGTTTTATGTAGAGTCTCAGGCTTTATACATAATAATTTTATGAAGACTCTCAGGGTTGTGGTAGCCTGgcttgtaattttttaatgccTTGGTTTATCAGGGAGGCTGCAGGAATGCCTAGTGTTGCCCAGCTACCTCAGAATTGCGAATGCTTAAGAACATCACTCACACGTTTTCCCACGCTTTATTGCAGATGGGTTATCAAATCAAATCCATATCCTAATGAAGGGAAGGAGAATGTCCCTATTTAAAACCCTTACAGTTGAACAGCACTTACTTTTGCTGGGATATGAGGCATACAACACAACTTAAAGACGTACAATAAGTACAAGCTGGACAGAAGAAACCACCTTCTGCAATTTTCCACTTAAAATCTATAATTTTATCAATCTGAGTCAGTGGGTTGAGAATTTGGCCGACAAGGACACTAGAAAAGCCCACCATGCATTCCCAAAGACAAGGTGTCTAAAGCAATGATGTGGCTGACTCTTGGGATGGGACATCCCTTGGTTGAGCTCACCCATTTCAAAACAAGGTCCTTAGTCTCAGCTAGCCGAGGAGTTTGGGGATCCATGTGCCATGGCAGACCTGGCCCTTCATCACACCTCTGTGAGCTGGGGGTTGCGTTTCTTCCTAAAATAAGGGCTGCTTTCAGGACAGAAGTGTTAAAGACTGTGATACTGAAGTACCACGATAGTGACGGCTATATGGGGACCTGGGGCAGAAGCACCACTAATGGCTCAGTCCCTCCCCAGTGCTGTGAGTATctgggtttcaggaaagactccAAGGTCTTGGTGGGCATAGTGAGGATAAATAAGACTTGGTCTGCCCAGAAAAGCTGGAGTCCATAATTACTATGTGGCTCTCAGTCTGCCCTTCTGTCTGATCTCAGGTCTATGTGCCATCACCGGAGTGTCTGTGTTTGCCAACATGCTAGTCACAAACTTCTGGATGTCCACTGCCAACATGTACCAGGGCATGCAGAACGTCCAGAACAGGTAGGTGATCATCTGGCTCAGCGTGCTCCGCAGCACAGATCTCCCTCAGGACCCGGgtgtgctgcagctgaaggaaaggCAAACTCTCGGTGCATATTAGTCTGGTCCCAGGACTCGGAAGATTTGTTGAGTCTCTGTCTTATCTGCGCTGGAGATAATTTGTCCTAGCAAATTGGCTGGGATGTCTCTGTTCACGCAGCTCAAGAAGGAGGTAGAGAGCCCGTTGCGGATGAGCCTGCAGGTGGGATGGTGCTCACGGGAACTTCTGCAGGACCAGAGAGAGAATGACAATGTTCAGTGTGTTTCAGACTGGACCACCGTCACAGCACTAACTAGCCACATCTCTGTGTTTTGTAGGTACACCTTCGGCTCAGCCCTCTTCGTTGGCTGGGTGGCAGGTGGCCTGGCCCTCGTAGGAGGCATCATGATGTGCCTTGCTTGCAGAGGGCTGATTCCAGAAGAATCCCGGTAAGCCTATCTGTAGTAGAGATTGGAAGGTATTGCATGAAGTCTTGGGTGTCGGGATAGCATACAGCCAGCTCACCACAGGAAACGTCTATGCATAATACCTCTGTTGGAAAACATATCATGATGATACGTTGATGATGTTTGCCCTGTATCATGGGTCAAAAGTGACCATTTCCCGTCCCTGACCACATGACTTGCAAACAAAtagagaagggaggagagatCAACCTTAAAATCTAAAATTTGTGATATGCTCGCTAAGTCAGGTCTATTAATTGCAGCTTTGACTGCAAATTGCATAGCAGATCATCAGCAGGTGTAGATTGCATCAGCTGAGGTATGATTTACATCAGGTAGGGCTTCGTACACCTATGTAGCTTCACTTAACCAAGGATTTACTCATGGGAAAGAAAGCATAAGTTtatgaaaaaacatgaaaaagactTGTAGCCTGTCCATGGAGGGTTGGCTCTGAGCTCATTGTGTGGCTCCAAGTGATGACACAGTACGAAGTTGCCTAAAACCCAACAGCAAAGAGGAGCACCAGGTGCAATGTTGGGTAGTCACAGAGCCTCCAGTGGCTGATGCCATCTTTTGTGTCTCTTTCAGTTACAAAGCGGTGTCCTACAACGCATCGGGGCGGAATATCTCCTACAGAACGGGGCCGTATAAGGTTGGTTCAGGGTATGAACCAGAAACGAAGACTAGGAAGGGTGCAGGGTATGAAGAAGCTGCTCGAAGTGAGGATGGAAGACGCTCGTACCCTTCAAAATACGACTACGTCTAGTAGACTTTCTGGGCTTGAGATGCACtatcttttataaaatatttttcacttcagaagcAAAAAGTATACGCAAACAAAGCAGTCTGTAAATAGGATTGTGTTTTCTATCATGTTTCCCCTGCTCTGAGGTTGTATCTTAGCTTGTTATGAACATCAGTTTTATTCGACTGCCTGTTAGTGTACCTACCATAAGGAGGTCTGTAACAAAAGTAATGCCTTTTTATGCTCTCAGAGTAGAACAATTTGctcatattttatatataaactcTGATATCCAGGAGCAGGACTGTGCCTTGTGCCCTTTTCTAATTCTTCTAATAGGTTAAAATTCCCATTTAATAATAGCCCAGATGTAAAAGCAATGCTACCCCATTGCCTTTTTCCCCTTGAGCAGGCTTTCATGCAAGTAGGTGGTGTCATCCTCTACTTTCTCAGAGTTTGGAGAGGTGAACAGCATCCCGTGACCTCGGTGTCCTCtgttcatcagaaaaaaacagtgctttgctgaaatgaTAGTGTATTTTTGCTCTGGTTttgccacctttttttttttttttttttttttgagcaggttgaaaagcaaacattatAATCTAGCAGTCTCCTATATTATTTTGCTGtgtattttaagtaaattcGGTTGTGTCCCTTTGGCTGTGGCCAATGCATACAGACTCCGTAGTCATGGCCTTTTCCTCCCTGGTGACTCTTTCTAGTCAGACACACCTTTGCTTAGCTGGTTGTACTACGATGCTGATCTGCTGTGATATTTAATCTGATTTATGTTACTTAGACATTTGCTATAACGCGTGACACCaaagtgtatttatttcttctgatcTCTCCAGGGACTATGTATAAT of the Grus americana isolate bGruAme1 chromosome 9, bGruAme1.mat, whole genome shotgun sequence genome contains:
- the CLDN18 gene encoding claudin-18 isoform X1; amino-acid sequence: MSTTVCQVVGFIVSSLGVAGCIVATAMDMWSTQDLYDNPVTAVFQYQGLWRSCVRQSSGFTECRPYFTILGLPAMFQAVRALMIVGIVLGILGLLVCIFALKCIRIGNMEDSAKANMTLTSGIMFIVAGLCAITGVSVFANMLVTNFWMSTANMYQGMQNVQNRYTFGSALFVGWVAGGLALVGGIMMCLACRGLIPEESRYKAVSYNASGRNISYRTGPYKVGSGYEPETKTRKGAGYEEAARSEDGRRSYPSKYDYV
- the CLDN18 gene encoding claudin-18 isoform X2 → MSVTICQSMGFVVSALGIGGIIASTCMDQWSTQDLYNNPVTAVFNYQGLWRTCVRESSGFTECRGYFTILGLPAMFQAVRALMIVGIVLGILGLLVCIFALKCIRIGNMEDSAKANMTLTSGIMFIVAGLCAITGVSVFANMLVTNFWMSTANMYQGMQNVQNRYTFGSALFVGWVAGGLALVGGIMMCLACRGLIPEESRYKAVSYNASGRNISYRTGPYKVGSGYEPETKTRKGAGYEEAARSEDGRRSYPSKYDYV